A DNA window from Ornithodoros turicata isolate Travis chromosome 10, ASM3712646v1, whole genome shotgun sequence contains the following coding sequences:
- the LOC135370934 gene encoding clotting factor C-like — translation MFTSPLRHYTLLLVVCCASTLCSAAINLGFCSNKDLECKCGTPGYALRVPVRRCSTVRGWRHQCEPCDGRKESDVCGNLRHCQECKTDASGCTACPPGAYGAWCTERCHCQNGGSCDSVTGTCVCPDGFSGHKCEDRVGCDPLSIPPNTQATMDNLDRPTVIYYKCEEGFHLIGANTLNCMENGHWSDAAPKCVRVSFCADLARVPRARVHTQRRSNTKSPFHSNGTILTYTCDPQYEILGSDALYCRDDGTWSDPVPVCLKVSDERITCQTRADDILDSQSIPVRGYCPPGCGLTQGTVIGTVVYHHLSSVCRAAVHAGKINNAGGPIYVVRSGLFTDFAGSMANGVSTSAFPHIAESFKFDEDRAPRVEQGCQTRWSALGQQCILVTGKRATWHHAKNYCRNSGARLLEYREDTLEKEVTPFLKEKGVGEAWLEDSHHLLRRRRRRDHTDLEEDCFVLNPGSAKEPIRWTTCDRSYLVVCAANMGHAFAECLDPGPIRNGTAEVENMVQPGRFLEGTMIHYSCAELFFLSGPSDITCLSDGTWSLTKPQCLKLTTCEEPNIPPYGTVAYSEEGTGGTVVHGRLAEKITPLRRTTPSPQSQVKLPEGHLRVGTKASYSCISRFYSLAGSQVRRCMPDSTWSGRLATCIPVCGRSDSPRSPFIVNGNVSEVGQWPWQAAIYLKRSLEDDWELSCGGSLISEHWVLTAAHCVTKGRDGSTFTAEGLKVHFGKYYRDDKKDDSMVQIRKPQEIHVHSDYDGVKFDSDIALILLDEPVELTSRVQPVCLPTERTTNENLVDGHLGVVTGWGVTETKDYADVLKQAVVPVVSAKQCQQAYEEAQFALTVTENMICAGYVKGEIDACGGDSGGPLVFLDKSITDKRIWVLEGIVSWGGPRACGTAKHYGGYTKVQQFMDWINQFL, via the exons ATGTTTACATCTCCTCTGCGGCATTATACGTTGCTGCTAGTAGTATGCTGCGCGAGCACGTTATGTTCTGCGGCCATTAATCTGGGCTTCTGCAGTAACAAAGACCTCGAGTGTAAGTGTGGAACTCCAGGTTATGCGTTACGGGTCCCTGTCAGAAG GTGCAGTACTGTTCGAGGATGGCGGCACCAGTGTGAGCCGTGCGATGGGCGTAAGGAGTCTGACGTGTGCGGAAACTTGAGGCACTGCCAGGAGTGCAAGACAGATGCTTCCGGTTGCACAGCATGTCCTCCAGGAGCCTATGGTGCATGGTGCACCGAAA GATGTCATTGCCAGAATGGAGGTAGTTGTGACAGTGTAACTGGTACGTGTGTATGTCCGGACGGCTTTTCGGGACACAAGTGCGAAGATCGTGTAG GCTGTGATCCCTTGAGCATTCCCCCCAACACGCAAGCTACGATGGACAACCTCGACAGGCCGACAGTGATCTATTACAAGTGCGAAGAGGGATTCCATCTGATTGGCGCGAATACCTTAAACTGCATGGAGAATGGCCATTGGAGCGACGCCGCCCCGAAGTGTG TGAGAGTGTCCTTCTGTGCTGACTTGGCGAGGGTACCACGAGCAAGAGTTCACACGCAACGACGGAGTAACACCAAGAGCCCTTTTCACAGTAACGGCACGATACTGACGTACACGTGCGATCCGCAGTACGAGATCTTAGGCTCCGACGCTCTTTACTGCAGAGATGACGGTACATGGTCCGACCCGGTACCTGTTTGTCTCAAAG TTTCGGATGAACGAATCACGTGTCAAACAAGGGCGGATGACATATTGGACTCGCAATCTATTCCAGTCAG GGGCTACTGTCCTCCTGGCTGCGGCCTTACACAAGGCACTGTCATCGGCACCGTTGTGTACCACCACTTATCATCGGTGTGCCGTGCCGCTGTGCACGCGGGCAAAATAAACAACGCAGGCGGACCCATCTACGTGGTGAGGTCTGGGTTGTTCACCGACTTCGCGGGTTCCATGGCCAATGGTGTGTCCACTTCTGC GTTTCCTCACATTGCAGAAAGTTTTAAGTTTGATGAAGACCGTGCTCCGAGGGTCGAACAAG GTTGCCAGACAAGGTGGTCAGCATTGGGTCAACAGTGCATCCTAGTGACTGGAAAGAGAGCGACATGGCACCATGCGAAAAATTACTGCCGCAATTCTGGAGCGAGGCTTCTTGAATACCGCGAAGACACACTCGAGAAAGAAGTTACACCCTTCTTGAAGGAAAAAG GTGTGGGTGAGGCGTGGCTAGAGGACTCCCATCACCTTCTCAGGCGCAGACGTCGTCGGGACCACACGGACCTGGAGGAAGACTGCTTCGTGCTCAATCCTGGCAGCGCAAAGGAACCTATTCGGTGGACAACATGCGATCGGAGTTACCTCGTCGTGTGTGCGGCCAACATGGGACATGCCTTTG CCGAATGTCTCGATCCTGGCCCAATTCGCAACGGCACGGCCGAGGTGGAAAACATGGTGCAGCCAGGAAGGTTTCTGGAAGGAACTATGATACACTACAGTTGCGCGGAGCTTTTCTTCCTGAGCGGGCCATCGGATATTACGTGCCTCAGCGACGGTACCTGGAGCTTGACGAAACCGCAGTGCTTAAAAC TGACTACGTGCGAAGAACCAAATATTCCTCCGTACGGAACTGTGGCGTATAGTGAAGAAGGCACCGGAGGCACTGTCGTTCA CGGGCGCCTCGCAGAAAAGATTACTCCCCTTCGAAGAACAACCCCGTCCCCACAATCACAAGTGAAGCTGCCGGAAGGACACCTTCGCGTGGGCACCAAAGCCAGCTATTCATGTATCAGCCGCTTCTATTCCCTGGCTGGATCCCAGGTACGACGCTGCATGCCAGACAGTACGTGGAGCGGAAGGTTGGCCACCTGCATTCCAG TGTGCGGTCGCTCAGACTCCCCTCGCTCTCCGTTCATCGTGAACGGCAACGTTAGCGAAGTGGGCCAATGGCCCTGGCAGGCAGCCATTTACCTGAAGCGTTCACTAGAAGACGACTGGGAGCTGAGCTGCGGGGGAAGTCTCATATCGGAACACTGGGTCCTCACGGCGGCACACTGCGTCACTAAGGGCCGTGACGGAAGCACGTTTACGGCAGAAGGTCTCAAGGTGCACTTCGGGAAGTACTACAGAGACGACAAAAAAGATGATTCCATGGTGCAAATCAGAAAG CCGCAAGAGATCCACGTGCACAGCGACTACGACGGCGTCAAGTTCGACTCCGACATCGCTCTCATCCTTCTTGACGAGCCAGTCGAGCTCACCAGCCGCGTCCAACCAGTATGCCTCCCCACCGAGCGCACTACGAACGAAAACCTCGTGGATGGACACCTGGGCGTG GTTACTGGATGGGGAGTAACCGAGACCAAGGACTACGCGGACGTCCTGAAGCAAGCCGTCGTGCCCGTCGTGTCGGCCAAGCAGTGCCAGCAGGCTTACGAAGAAGCCCAGTTTGCTCTGACCGTTACGGAGAACATGATATGTGCGGGTTACGTGAAGGGCGAGATAGACGCCTGCGGAGGGGACAGTGGGGGACCGCTGGTGTTCCTCGACAAGTCTATCACGGACAAGAGAATATGGGTGCTGGAGGGCATCGTCAGCTGGGGAGGACCTCGGGCGTGTGGCACTGCGAAACACTACGGTGGTTACACCAAAGTGCAGCAGTTTATGGACTGGATTAACCAATTTCTTTGA